In Sphaerospermopsis torques-reginae ITEP-024, the genomic window TTACTTCTTCCCTGTTCCCAGTCCCCAGTCCCCAGTCACCATATCACTCAACCAAGGTAGCGGTATTTGCCTCACCTGATGGTGGTGCGCTGGGCAACTCTAGACAGTATCCCGCACCATAAACCGTCTTAATGTAGCGGGGATGGCGGGGATCTGGTTCGAGTTTAGTTCTCAAGTGGCGAATATGCACCCGAATAGTTTCAATATCATCATCAGGATCATAGCCCCAAACTTCTCGCAGAATTTCGCTGGGAGAAACCGTTTGGCCGTGACGCTGAAGTAAACAATGAAGTAACTCAAATTCCAAATGAGTTAGTTTCACAGTTTCACTAAACCAGATGGCCTCAAATCTTTCTGGAACGAGGGTAAGAGGACCATAGTTGAGAATTTCACTGTGTTTTGCAGCTTGGGGAATGCGGTCTGTGCGACGCAACAAAGCCCGCACTCGTGCCAGCATTTCTTCTACTTCAAAAGGCTTGGTCAAGTAGTCATCTGCGCCAGCATTGAAACCCTCGACTTTGTATTGAGTTTGGTTTAATGCTGTCAGCATTAAAACCGGAATTTCAGCGGTGCGATCATCCCGACGTAAACGCTGGCAAATGGTAAACCCATCTACTTTCGGTAACATCAGATCAAGCATGATCAAGTCGGGTTGTAACTGGAGCGCCAGCGCCTGACCTTTGATGCCATCTTCAGCTTGACTAACATCGTAGCCAGCCATTTCCAAGTTGACGGCAACAAGTTCTGAAATCGCTGGGTCATCATCTATGACAAGAATCCTCGGCATTATTAAAAAATTATGACTACTTTATTTAAGGATAAATTAAGAACCTTTGAGAGATACAAAGATTACTTTTTCGATTGTAAAAAAAGATTTAAAATCCAACATAAATATTAAAATTAAAATCTGTGAAAACAATACCAATTTACAAGAAAATTAATATATGGTGTGTAACTCTACCTACAATCCGCCCTATTTCTTGCGAAATGGCGCTGCTATGACAGCTTACACTGCTTTATGGGCAGGAAATAACTGGGAAAGCACAATTTCACACCCAGAACCACTTTATCAGCAGGTCGTATTTACGGGAGGGCAGGATGTGCCAATTTTCGGTTGGGTTGCCATACCCGAAAATGCCCATAGCACAATTATTGGCACTTATGGTATTACAGGAGAGTTAGAACAACAATGGTTTTTAAGATTGTTGGGACGTAAAGCATACTCTCAAGGTTATGCTGTGGTTCTCTTTGATTGGCGGGCGCATGGTAAAACGGCAGAATTATCCCCAACTTTAACTTCTGATGGGTTGTATGAAGGGGAAGATTTTGTCAAAATTGCCCAGCAAGCGGTAGCAATGGGTTGTCCTCCAAAATGTTGGTTTACCGGGTATTCTTTGGGGGGACAATTGGCGCTTTGGGGAATCAAAACAGCTACGGATTTCAATTTAAAAGATGTAGAAATTGCTGGTGGGGCGGTGATTTGTCCAAGCTTAGATTCGTTGCGATCGCTCACTTATATAGTCACACATCCCTTTGGTAAATATGTTGAATCCCGCATTGCTGGAGAATTAAAAAAACTAGC contains:
- a CDS encoding response regulator transcription factor; amino-acid sequence: MPRILVIDDDPAISELVAVNLEMAGYDVSQAEDGIKGQALALQLQPDLIMLDLMLPKVDGFTICQRLRRDDRTAEIPVLMLTALNQTQYKVEGFNAGADDYLTKPFEVEEMLARVRALLRRTDRIPQAAKHSEILNYGPLTLVPERFEAIWFSETVKLTHLEFELLHCLLQRHGQTVSPSEILREVWGYDPDDDIETIRVHIRHLRTKLEPDPRHPRYIKTVYGAGYCLELPSAPPSGEANTATLVE
- a CDS encoding YheT family hydrolase gives rise to the protein MVCNSTYNPPYFLRNGAAMTAYTALWAGNNWESTISHPEPLYQQVVFTGGQDVPIFGWVAIPENAHSTIIGTYGITGELEQQWFLRLLGRKAYSQGYAVVLFDWRAHGKTAELSPTLTSDGLYEGEDFVKIAQQAVAMGCPPKCWFTGYSLGGQLALWGIKTATDFNLKDVEIAGGAVICPSLDSLRSLTYIVTHPFGKYVESRIAGELKKLAWKLHHTHDNSFDSAAIERANSIWGFDEELVIGRLGFSSVEEYYEASSGLNLLPQLQKPTLIIYAADDPLFHPDLVDDLKVASAKNPAIDLLLTSYGGHVGYISSKKCQIQSQDPDKWWAWNRILEWIGMNEGKRQEAEDRKLLL